The Penicillium psychrofluorescens genome assembly, chromosome: 2 nucleotide sequence CTAGGCGTGCAGTCTGTCCCACCTGAATTTGGAGAACACCGGTATCTTTCTGAAGGCGCATCGTCGACTTTCCTGAATCCAGATTTCCAGCTTCAAGAAGCATCGCAATTCGCCGGACGACTGTTCAAGCGTGTGCTGTACTACATGTGCTCAGCACCTCGCTTGTTCCACCCTGTCGTCCACGACATGCTTGTGGGCTTCGAGGACCAATCGAAGCGTGATATCGAGTGGATTGAGAACGCCGGCAAGATACTGCTGTCAcacggaggaagagagtcGCTGCACAGTTTACTCACCCATTATTCTCACTCTCGAGCGAaccaggcgctggagctgggcgcaTCAATTGTGAACGCATTGGACGGATACATTAAAACAACCGGTCGGTGGCGAAATCCCATTGACAAACAGATCAACGTTGCTGCCGATGGTGAAACTGTTAGTTGCTTGCTTCCGGGCGACTTGGATGAACCAGTCATTCAGGCGTCGGAAAGCCAGCATCCTCTGATGCGAGCCTTTCAAGGAGGTGTGAGGCTCTTCCGTGGCAACTGAGACTTCGTTGCACACCTGTGCTCGAGTTTCTCGACTCACTCAAGACCCCATTATCTCGCTATTTATCAACAGCGCCCTGTGTCGCCTTTCAGCGACATGCTAGCCAAGAGCCAAGTTGCGACCCCGGGCATAGTCCCCCGCAGATCCATGCTGAAAGCAACCCGGCAATGGTTGTGCATCCATGTTACAAATTCGCTTGCTATACTATATAGTCATTTGCAAGAGCAGCCTTCGCTTGCAAAGTGGATTTATGTTCATAAGGATACATCTAGAACCCCAAGTTTTTTAGCCTCCAACCTTTTTGTAAACACGTCTTATTTTTCGCTATCACAGTTTGGCATACGCTTCTGGGCTAATGATATTTTTTCTGCTATCTAATTCAGACCAAGGCAGTCGCTGAATAGTTGTCAATGCGAGACATTCTATCTATTAAAATTTACAAAAATGCTTCATAGCCAAAATTTGTTTCCCGCCCTCTTCCTTAGCTTCATGGAACGCGAGCTGCATTCTCACACGCTCTGAGTGTTACATCCTGTTGGGAATTCAGTATTTGGGGCATATTCTTCCCTTTTTGGTGGATTGGTCAAGTACAGCACCGCCTCCTGTGAGTCATACCCCGCTCATTTGGTAATGCCCCAGAGGCCTTCGGCTCTGCTGCGAGGTTTTACAACTCGACGTCAAGTAATTGCTCACTCAACTCGAATACACATACACATCCAATTCACAATGCCACCAGTTTCTGAAATCGATTGGGACAAAGGTGACAAGGATGGGCTTATCTCTATTGGCTCCCATAAGCTTTATCTGTCCGTTTCGGGGCCCGATCGCAAGCCTGGAGAGCCTATCGTCGTTCTCATGCAGGGCGTTGGCAGCACGATCGATGAATGGGTTGCAGTGCGGAAGCTTGTGCTTCCGTTTGCCCGATGGTTGAACTACGATCGGTCAGGGATGGGTAGGAGTGAAGGTCCCGACCAGACACCAGCAGGCATATCTGCAGCATCAGTCGCAGCAGAGCTCGATATTCTCCTAAGGAACGCCGGTATTGAACCTCCGTTTGTCATTGTTGCTCACTCGTGGGGAGGCTACACTTCTCGCGAGTTTCTAGAACTCAGACCGAATGATATCGTGGGCATGGTGTTTGTGGATTGCAATACGGAACGTTTCTTTGATAGTGGTGCGTGGGGTTTGGACGTTTTCAATCCAGTCCTCGGTGACCAGGATTTTATGGAAACCACCGGTCTTGCGACGTCTCATGTCCTATCCGAGGAAGAGTGGAACGCCGTCAAAGACGAGCAGGCTGATCCCCGACATCAAGCCACCGAGGCTGCTGAGGTGCCGTCGGGACCGAGCGACAGACTGGCATTGGTCCCCAAGAAGCAACTAGAGAAGCTACCTTTAAAGGATTATCCGGTCAGTGTAATCATTGCGGACACACCTGGAGATTTTCAGAAAATGTATGAGTTTGGAGTGGCTGCAGGCAAcggaacagaagaagagcgaaCTCTATTTCGAAAATGCCTCGATAGATGGCgcgagatggatgaggaCTGGCAAAGAGAGCTTTTGAAACTTTCTCGTCTCAGCAGGTCTGTTCGTCTGCATTGCAGTCACAACGTGCAGCTGCTACAGCCACAGAGCATAGTTCAAGAAATACAGTGGGCCATGGATAGCTGCAGATAGAAATCTCAATCTGATATGAAGCCTCAAGATCGGTGAGTATGTCGCTCGGGAATTACATTAACGGAGAGTTGGATGATTGATAGAATTACCCAGTGGATAATCATTCCGACAACCTATATCAACGGAGCTCATGCTTGTTTTTCCTCTTACAGTCAGCTAGTTACAACCGACACCTTTTTATAATTTTTATGGAATCAAGAAAGCCGATTTCCAGAATCACTGTAGCTACATTTCTCCTGCTAGTTTTGTAACTTCTATACAAATGCCCTCGCGTGAGCCCAGATCCACTAAAGCCTTTCTCATCGCGGGGCCCCAATCCTCATAGTCTATTTCTTTCAATAACAAATGAAATCCCTGAAGGCGAGGTGTCGAGCTCGCCCGATCATGGAACCATTGTCTCAGACACTCCAATAGTTCCGTGTCTTTCCACCTATATTGCTCCTGGAGGAACATATCGTCTGTGATAGTAACCCATTCAACATTTTTCGGCAGTGCTGCCTCGAGCCGTGTCCCAGCCAGATCGGACAAGGAGAATCCAGCCAGAAACGGAAGCGGAACTTCCAACCTTTCCAGCTTGTCGAGATCGCGGAAAGCTTTGAATGGACCTGCGAGGTTGAGCTGTGGGAGTTCGGGCGCCCGAACAATATCCGCGGCAGCCGACACTGTGAGATCGGTTAGGGTCTCATGGACGGGCGATAAAGCCTTGAAGATTTTATCGAAGTCGATCGTGTTTGTGACAAATTGGTCCCTACGATCTTCGCGGTAAAACCAGAACCACTCAAGCCGTTGCAGGTTTGTAGTCACCGATGATATTCGTCTAAGAGGTTCTTCCctcgccatctccaggtTGAGAGATGTGAGGCTGGAAGGGTTGGGGGGATTCTCTCCAGGCCACGCAAACACGATTGGATTATCCATTGTGGCCGTGATGCTTTTGATTGACGGCAGGTAGAATAAGGAGAGGACGTCGTCTGTGTTCCTAGCATCCACATGGCGGGGGATGAGAATCTCTGGATCGTGATACAACATGGAGACTTCCTCTAGATGGTCAAAGGCAAGTAGCTCGATTTCGAAGCGTCGAACAAGGCCGACCGAAGGATCGATCCGATCAAGTAGGACCGTCTGGTGTAATTGCGATCCAGGTAAAGTGATCTCAAGCGAGGAGCCCGACATAGGAGCAGCGCAACGAACGCATCCATCGTGCCTGCGCGTAGATCGTGGATCCACTGGTCGCAGTATGGAGCGCCAACCGCCGCAATCCATTCGACCATCCCCTCCAAGTCAGTGTCACTGACGGCAAGTTTTGGGTTCTCCCAGTCGAGATATTCAAGCGTAGTCCATCCAAAGCGATCCTCGCCAGCCAAGTGGATCGTTCGGACAAACTCGGCCAGATCGGGCCTACGTATCAACGTTCGCAAAAACCGGGCGATGGAGGGCTTCTGCAATCGTGTCCATGTCCAGTGAATGTGGGAATACAGCAATGGCTCGGCCCCGAGTTGCAACCTCCTGTCGGTAAGGCAGACTGCCTGAAGATCAGCAGAGCACAGAGGCATCAAAATTATGCGCAAAATCTCCTCCGGGCAGGCGAGAAAGGCCGCGCGCGCCATCGAGTCAAGGCCTGCGCGGCTAGGATCGAAGAGAAATTCTAGTATATAGAACCTCTGACCAATCCTCAATCGTCCAGTGTTTATGCTCGGGCAACGTGCGGGGTGAATCCACggctgcctcaggcactAAGCCCTAGGGCCGATTGCTGGCATTGCACAGCCACTTGCAAAGTCCGCCGAACTGGGTTCCTATTTTCTGACCGCACGCTCTTTGCCCTGACCGTGGAGAGCTAGTGTTTTGTTCAAGTGTACAGCATCTACGGTAAGGACTTAGTACTCCAGTTGAATATCTCGCTTCGCGACTGGAAAGGAATCCCGATACTGATGAGCTGACTTAGTCCGTATTATCTGCCTCCTCCGGCCCAAAGTCCACCCAGAGCTATGTCAAATATTGGCTATCTGTCGTGACGCAATCAGAACACTTCAAGCAAAGACACATTTCACGATGATGGCCTGGCTGAGAAGGCTATTTGCCAGAGATCCGGAAACGACCAAGGCGAgaatggagaagaaagcgCGAAGGCGCCGGAGCAGGCACCACAGCCGAAGGGTTCGCCAACGCGAACGAGAATTATTTTATGGGAAGTCTGAGAGGCCGAAATTCTTCATGGGTCCCCTGGGCCAGACGTCCCAGTCTCAATGGCGTGGACCTTCTGGAACATAATTTGGGAATTAGCAGCGGTCTCATTGTCCATGAAGATAGGCGGCCATAGTGGCGGGACCGTTCATTCTCTTGTATGCCATATCTTAATTCAGATACCCTGCATCTTATGCTGAAATAGGATGAAGCTTCTTGAGTAGTCTGCGGGCGTCTTTGATCGATACGGCACCGTATCCTTGCACCTGACGTTCATGCCCAACAATGTGGGCATACAAGTCCCTAGTACTGAGTAGTCACGACAAACCCCCCGGGAGAATGCCACTCCAAAAGACACTACGCCCGCCGAGCCCGTCCAGATCTGGAAATTAGAGTATGGCATCAACTTTCGGCCTCAGGCAGGATAGCTTTATGCCTGAGGTACCCAACTTACTTAATGTCTTTGATCTTCAACATGTCCCCAAATTCCTCCATCGTTCTCTGCACAGTTCACTCAACTTCTGAGAATGGCCTCCGTCCGGCTCCAAGGGTTCCAATCACTCCTCCGAGGCCAATcgcgcctgctgcgcaacCCGCAACGTCGATGGGCGCAAGTCCACGATGTGCGCTTCCTCGCCTCACACCACGACCCCAAGCATGTGCTGGACAAGTATCGGTCCAAGCTAGACCAAAAGGCCAAGCAGTAAGTGCCTCGAGAGTTGCATCGTCCGTCATGGGAGTATGCTGCTTACAGTAATTGTCTTCCTTGCAGAGAGGGTCACCAATCAATCGAATCCCTGAAAGATGCCTACAGCGAGAAGATCCAAGACCTCCGCCACAAAGCCGCAACCGTCGTGACCCCAGAGACTGGCGCTCCGTCACTAAACAAAGCCGTCCCAGAAACTCCTCCTCCCTCACGCAACCAATCCTCCACTGCGCAAGCCGCCCGCGCAGCAACCTCCGATAGCTCTAGCGGAGTCAAGCCGCTCGACTCATTCGTAAACGTGGAGAAGGTCCGCGACCTGCCGCCAaaggagatcgaggcgcTCTGGCGTCTGCGACACGCGAACAACCCGACCTCCATCTGCGCCGTGATTCCACTGGAGACGTACCAACGCATCGCCGAGGCAGCGCGCCAGAACCCGCAATTCATCCTCCCGCTGCCGCGCCAGCAAACCGACCCCGAATGCCCAgaccagccgcagcaaaCCCCGGACGGCGCAgctgccaccaccaacgccgaCATTCACTTTCTGCAGTGGGCCTTCCACCCGCCAGCGGAgggctcctcctccgcggctCAGGCAGGAACCGGCACGGCCAACACTCACACCTCAACCGTGATCTTCACCGGCCTCGGCGCATACAAGATCCACGGCTCCTTCGCGCAGCCGCACACGACGATCACGCAccacctcgatctcgccgatGACAAGGGTCTCGTCCTCATGCACGGCCAGGTCATGCCGGACTCCGGCGTCTCCACGACGGAGGCGACCTGGCTGGTTAGCTGCGTGCAGCGATTCTATGATTTTGAGGGCCAGGCCAGTGGCCGGAAGGGCGAGCTAGTGCGCATGTTCACGCGCGGCGATGTCGAGAACTTCAAGGTTGAGGAGTTgatggaggagacggagaaagTCGACTAAAATATGTCGTCACCTGTACTATATATATAAATGGAAGCTAGAACATTAACTACCTACTGAATAAAGGCGATCTTGAACAGTTCAATTTTCATACTCTGTCTTTGATGTGAATTGGCAACAATGATGCCTCGGCATCAACCGTTTACAGCAACGTGGAACCTAAACGCGGCCGAAAATATCTCCAGGAACAGAACGAGCAGGACAACAGAGGCCGAAGCGAATCAGGCACGGGCTTTAAGTGTATCAAAAATGGTACaagaagacaagaaaagaaaagaaaaagaagaataCAGGCAAGCGAATATCAATACCCAAGAATCGAATAGCACCAGACTCCATTCATAAACAAAGATTCCAGAAATAGCACAACTCAgtgctcctcctcaagcgTGAGTCAAATGGGGTATCATAGTCGAATATTCAGCCGGGGGATATTCGTCCAACGACTGAACCAACTGTCAAGTAAATAGAGCATGTTTCAGTTCATTTGCTATCGGCCAGAACCTCTTCCGTGACGAAGGAGTGGATGTGGTCGAAATAGCCCGGCTCGGCAACGGTGTCGTTATGGCTGCCGTTGGGCAAAGTGCGGAAGACCTTGCTCGGGGATTTGCAGAGGGAAAAGAGCCCGGTCATGTGCGGTGGTCTGAGACTTGCGTTAGAATAGACATGAATCCGCACCCGGAGGTAAATTGCACTTACGGGACGATCTCGTCTTTCAGTCCACTTAGAAACAGAATCGGCACCTTGGTGATCTTCGGCAGGACATCTTCACTTGCCCAAGTTTGATGGCATAAACGCGCAACATAACGTGCCGGAGGTAACACCCTGCTTTGAATCAGCACACAgacaagagaagaaacccccagaaagaaaagactCACGTCGCGATTAACTTCCGAATACACATGAAAGTATTCTCCAGAATCAGCCCCCCAATATCGCCCGAATCCTGATTCGTAGCAACTAGATTAATAGCCACCGCGCCACCTAAACTTTGTCCATGCACAATAATCGTAGTGTCCTTGAACTCGGGGCGTTGCCGAATATAGTCAAGAGCCGTCTGCGCATCGATCTTCAAGCCCACCTCATCAGGGGTACCCGTAGACATCCCATAGCCGCGGTACTCGAGCAAGATGACATTGCAATGAAGCGTCTCCTGGAGAGCCTTGCCAATGGGCACGCGATGACCGATATTACCCGCATTTCCGTGGAACATCAACACGGTGAGATTGCGGCTCTGGCGCGTCTTTGACTGTCGCAAGAATATAGCGTTGAGCGATTCTCCGTCCGGTGTGGGGATCTGCAGGTCTTCAAAGTCGGTGATGCCGAACATGCGAGGGCTTGGGACGTTCGTGCGCGCATCGGCGGGGACGTTCCGGGGATAGATCAGCTCGCTGGATAATCGGTTAATCAACTTATTTTTGGGGGGAGGCTGAACGAGAAGACGTACTTCTGTTTGAAGTAGAGCAGGCCACTGGCGACCACGGCGAGACCCGATGATGCCAGGACAGGCAGGCGAAGGAACTGCACTGCGCCGTTGGCCATGTTGCTGATGCTCCAagccggaggaggtggcggGGACTCGGACATGATGGCCAGGAGGTGGTGAAAACCTGAGATGAATGTGGACGGGCTAGTGGCTCGCGGCCAAGGCCACGCGGGAGGGCAGATGGGAATGAAAGGCGACAAACCGTGtcaagaaagaggaagagagagcaGCCTGAACGAGTGGTTCAGGAGGAGGGGATCATTTGCCAATCACAGCTCCCAGCCATTCTCACCGCCTCTCCGGGTACGCGTTGGTGAGCTTCTGCCTTCGACACAGCTCCCGATAGCATCACACCTCTCCCCCCtcgttctcttccttctcgtcccTCTCCCATAACCTCCATCCGCTGgttctcttcttgttttttgCTTGTGTCTCAAAATGATCGGCCACGGCACCACAGGAATGCTCGGCGAAGGTGAGCCAAGCTATCGTCATCGTTGGAGCAGGAGCTAATGCATCATCCTAGATGGCATCCACGTCGACATGAACCACCTCAAGTCCGGAGAGGTCAAGTAAGCTTGCTCCGACGCTCTCTTTGCTCTGGTCATTGCTAACTCgtgccttctccaacagccTAGGAACCTCGATGTGAGTGAACGGCGACTCTTCGGTCTGCTATCTCACTCCCAACAGCCACTAACCTCCACTAGCATGGCAATCAACTTCAAAGACGGCGTGATCTTGGGCGCAGACAGCCGAACAACCACCGGTGCTTACATTGCCAATCGAGT carries:
- a CDS encoding uncharacterized protein (ID:PFLUO_002631-T1.cds;~source:funannotate); its protein translation is MPPVSEIDWDKGDKDGLISIGSHKLYLSVSGPDRKPGEPIVVLMQGVGSTIDEWVAVRKLVLPFARWLNYDRSGMGRSEGPDQTPAGISAASVAAELDILLRNAGIEPPFVIVAHSWGGYTSREFLELRPNDIVGMVFVDCNTERFFDSGAWGLDVFNPVLGDQDFMETTGLATSHVLSEEEWNAVKDEQADPRHQATEAAEVPSGPSDRLALVPKKQLEKLPLKDYPVSVIIADTPGDFQKMYEFGVAAGNGTEEERTLFRKCLDRWREMDEDWQRELLKLSRLSRSVRLHCSHNVQLLQPQSIVQEIQWAMDSCR
- a CDS encoding uncharacterized protein (ID:PFLUO_002632-T1.cds;~source:funannotate), giving the protein MSGSSLEITLPGSQLHQTVLLDRIDPSVGLVRRFEIELLAFDHLEEVSMLYHDPEILIPRHVDARNTDDVLSLFYLPSIKSITATMDNPIVFAWPGENPPNPSSLTSLNLEMAREEPLRRISSVTTNLQRLEWFWFYREDRRDQFVTNTIDFDKIFKALSPVHETLTDLTVSAAADIVRAPELPQLNLAGPFKAFRDLDKLERLEVPLPFLAGFSLSDLAGTRLEAALPKNVEWVTITDDMFLQEQYRWKDTELLECLRQWFHDRASSTPRLQGFHLLLKEIDYEDWGPAMRKALVDLGSREGICIEVTKLAGEM
- a CDS encoding uncharacterized protein (ID:PFLUO_002633-T1.cds;~source:funannotate), with protein sequence MASVRLQGFQSLLRGQSRLLRNPQRRWAQVHDVRFLASHHDPKHVLDKYRSKLDQKAKQEGHQSIESLKDAYSEKIQDLRHKAATVVTPETGAPSLNKAVPETPPPSRNQSSTAQAARAATSDSSSGVKPLDSFVNVEKVRDLPPKEIEALWRLRHANNPTSICAVIPLETYQRIAEAARQNPQFILPLPRQQTDPECPDQPQQTPDGAAATTNADIHFLQWAFHPPAEGSSSAAQAGTGTANTHTSTVIFTGLGAYKIHGSFAQPHTTITHHLDLADDKGLVLMHGQVMPDSGVSTTEATWLVSCVQRFYDFEGQASGRKGELVRMFTRGDVENFKVEELMEETEKVD
- a CDS encoding uncharacterized protein (ID:PFLUO_002634-T1.cds;~source:funannotate) → MSESPPPPPAWSISNMANGAVQFLRLPVLASSGLAVVASGLLYFKQNELIYPRNVPADARTNVPSPRMFGITDFEDLQIPTPDGESLNAIFLRQSKTRQSRNLTVLMFHGNAGNIGHRVPIGKALQETLHCNVILLEYRGYGMSTGTPDEVGLKIDAQTALDYIRQRPEFKDTTIIVHGQSLGGAVAINLVATNQDSGDIGGLILENTFMCIRKLIATVLPPARYVARLCHQTWASEDVLPKITKVPILFLSGLKDEIVPPPHMTGLFSLCKSPSKVFRTLPNGSHNDTVAEPGYFDHIHSFVTEEVLADSK